Genomic window (Nymphaea colorata isolate Beijing-Zhang1983 chromosome 1, ASM883128v2, whole genome shotgun sequence):
CTTCTTTACAGGTTTCAACTGCTTGTATTTTCTGGTGCTTAATTTTTGTTTGTCTCTATCTGTTCTACTTATTGATCTCACACTACATTTTTGTGGTTTAGCCATGGCTTATGAGATTCCAAGTGCCATTCCTGAAACAAGATATATCTTCATGCAACCAATCTATACCACAGCTAACGGGAACTTTGTCCtgcaaagaaaatgataatACCAGTTCACCCACAAGACCACAAGAATTTGGTGCAGGAACATCAATTTCTCCTTCACCACTTGTAGCCTGGCATGCAGAATACCAAGCTGAGAATGGGAGACAACTATTTCTGCTGACACCCCTGCCAAAAGCAAAAGTTATGTCAGTCAAACGCCAAGATTGCTTGGCATCTACACTGAAGTATCACAGTAAGATTGGCCCTTCTACCAATCAATTGTCTATTCCTGAAAATTGCCAAGATGATCGATCCCAAAGGGTAGCTGCTGCAAAAGGGGAAGCGGTCCATGGTATGGTTGAAAAGGTAGCAACAGATCCTGAGAAGGCATTGGATAGTATTTCTGATTCTGCTTTCATGAAGGCAAACTCTTCACAATCTGGTGTTCGATTGAAATCGAAGCTCTTGAGTAATCAGAAATGCAGTAATGCAACTTTTCTCATGACACCTTGTTTGAAAATGTCTCCACCAAAAACATGCTTGTTACTGGAACAAATCTCTGAAAATTGTGAAACAGAACAAAACAATCCTCCTGAGATTACTCCAATTACTGTTAGAgttcttcattttgatgaaaCTCACTCAGTTGAGCAATCTAAGGGAGATATTTCAAAGATCTTGGCTTCGAGGTACCCCACAATGTTTCAATTGGCAAGGCCCAGTAAGACAGTATGCCTGAAGCAAGAACTTGAAGCTTCTCCTGAAAATCTTATCTCACCTCCTAAAACTTGTATCCTACTGGCACCATCGCCATCTGTCAATAGAACCCCGGTCATTGATGATGTTGCCAACCAGAAAGCGGTCATGAGCGTCTCAACTTCTGAAATAAATGAGGAAGATGATGGTCAAGTTCAATTTTGTGAAGAGTTACTTCATGATGGTGAGTTTTCTTTAGACCCCATACTATTTTGCTTGTTTAGATATGTTGATTTCCaaagattcaaatcagatttgtACTAATACATTCACATTGTTACTCAGCTACCACAAATATGGCAGTTCCAGAATGCACTCCAAGGAGCTtgggaaaagcaagaaacactGGTAAAGCACCTGGTGAGCAGACACTTAAAAGGGAATTATGGACTAAATTTGAAGCAATCTCTGTTCATTCTTCAAAGTTAAATTGTTCAGCTGACACGATTCCAACAAAGTTCCTCCATAGACTGGAAGAGGCCTCTGAGGAGTAGTCTCTTGTGTCTAAAACAGAAGATACCCATTTGTATGTTTGAACTTCTGCTTCTGTTGACTGATGTAGAAACTGGATATCGGGTACACATTTTTGTACGCATTTGTGGCCTTAGGTTTACTTGCTCCTAAGTAGTTCCATCTTTTGCATATCTCTAAGCAGCAGATGTATTACTGCGATGTTGTTGTAGTTGATATCAGATGTTACATATCTGCGTCTAATGGCAGCTGCAGTTTAACTATTTCCCTAAGTATACTTGATTAGCTTGCACATGACATGCCCCACCTGAGTGCAATATGCTTTCCCTCAAATTCAAGTTTTTTGGTTAGAGTTGTGCTAGTTGAAATTTTGGCCATAATGTATGTCCCATGACTGTCCTTGAAATATGTGCGGATCCTCACTTTCTGGATTGGGGATCTATTTCTTTTACAGGGTGTGTTTTAAACTATTTCTCAGCCGTACAATGCATAAATCAAACACAAGATGCTGCATCTCGAGAAACTCGATCACTTTTACTTTGGAAACTCAAAAGAAATCTGCCGCAACCCAGGGAGTTTGACAAgaaactttattttctttcattgctTCTCTTGAATAAAATTTAGCCCGATAGATGTAATATATTCGGATCAGCATGTTTCATGTAAGCTTCCCTCTTCATATATTTTAGAGAGTCTGATTAGGCAGCACATATGGTCCTGTTAACACAGATGAATAGACAACGGGCACAACTTGGAAATTTAAAAACCGAAGCCACAAAGGAGCATCCTGCGAAGTGCGAACCGCCTTGAAATGTCACATCTTTTAAGAATGCGTTATTTGTCAACATATAAAAAGTATATAGTGCCATTTATTAATTTATGCTCCTAAACTCACTGAATTGGTCTATATTTAAGAATGGTGGATGAAGTTGGGGAATCTGATCAAGTAACTCATGCTTTGGATTCGTTCCATTCAACTCGTGTGTTCCAATCTCAGCTCGATTCAACCAGTTGGCGAGGAGCTGAGAAGTTGAATTAGTTCAATATAACCAGTGAATCCCGAACAAATTAATGTTTTGGTAAAACTCGTGACAAAGTACAAAATCTGTCCCTGCTTGAAATCAAGTGTCTGTAGTGAAAACATACCTGAATCCATTGCTTATCGATTCATGGCAGAGTCTTTCACAACCTAGTCACCCTCTCTggagaaataaaaattgatcTGAAAACGTAGTGTTgttcaaatgaaattttgtcTGAGTTGATCATTCAGATGAGCTGCTAATGAGTTGATCGCTCGACTCGAGTATACGCGTGTGCATGTGGGTCTATAAAGCCCAAAATCACGTGGTTCGTAACTTCTTATAGCATGTTGCCGACTAATAATATATTTTACGAGCAAATTTATCTCTAATCCCGGCCTACTAATATATAATTACTATTAGTAAGCAAATTTACCTCCTACTTACTTTTGTTAATGGATATAATGTCAACCTATAAACTCATTGGGAAAAAACAACGGTGACTACAACCAGCAATTGAAGTGCCCCTGTTTTGTCTCATTAGCTGAGTCATTGCCCCAAGCACAAAAGTTGGGAATGCAATTATATTGTTGTTGGATCACACTTTGCCATTACAAGCAAGGGTGGAAGTAGGAATTTCTtgactataatttcaaaattttaacaaaagtcaaaacaaaatttttattgttttttatatattaaactaaaatacatataagttttttaatttttaaaaatttgagaggGGCGAATGCCCCTGTCGGCCCCTTGCTTCCACCCCTGACTACAACTACAAGTACCTTTCTCATGAAATGACTCAATCTTCATTCATGGTGATTATGAACCGATTTTGAACtactttatatacatataaccgTGTTTTGGATATTGCCGGATATTACCGGTggctaaaaactaaaaatgtcaTTAGAAAGAAAACACCACATCTATATTAAACAATTCTTTATGATGCAACAGTACTTCATAGTGTTTCTAGCAACTACTCATGATGCTTCTAACAagagatttttgtttttgatcATCCAATAGGACGCCATAACCTTAGATTTCGTTCATTCAACATCTTATTTTGCATGCCATACAAGTGGTTAGAAGGAAGAAATTGGAAGCTAAGCCACTATGGAGTGTTATCTCCTCTAATCCTTTTGCAATTCAACGTCTAGTAGAGACCGGACTGCAGCGTTGCTCACACTCGAACCACTTTCCTAGTGTCGTAATTTTCCGGCTCAAGCGAGGGCTGATTTAAGAGGCGAGGCCCTTTTGAAAACCCCCGCTCTTCTTCGCGGGTTAACGATCTCTTGCGGGGTGGCGGGAGAAGCACTGAAGCGAAGAGCTCCCGCTTGTCGAGACCTAATGGCTGCGGAAGGGGAGGTATTCGGAGAAATGGCGTCCCCGAGCGAATGGATTCCTCACGTCCATGCCTTTGTTGATCTTAGCCTCTCGCAGGATCATCACGTATGGCCCTAATTCTTCTTATCTTTTCTGTCTTTCTGTTAGACGATTTGATTCCAGAAGTATCCCACCCTCCTTTTTCGCGGATTTTTCGTTGCGTGTAGTGGACGATTTTGCTTGTTTGTTAATTCTCATTGTCAAGGCATCTTGGTCGAAATCTTGATGTGCAATGGGTTATGGACTGTGGTCCCAGTCCCTGTTTTTCGTCGCAAAGGTAGGGTTTAGTTCAATTGgtttatgtaatttttgttttctattgagGAGGGTTTTTATGAAGCCGTGTAGTTAATTCTCCTGGCCTGATGCTATTCTGTTCGTCGTGacttcttgctttttttttccccgtttttctcttttcagtttGTTAAAAGGAAACAGCGCTAGGTAGGCAGCTTGCGGTGCTGTAGGCTGTTCTGGAAAAGTCGGTCTGGTCGATAGACAGCATTTCGGTCTTAAGCATcaatatttgttttttgataAGTTGTTGCCTCTAAGAACCTACTGAGTGGATTTACTTCTAAGTTCTATTTCCGAGATGCATGCAATTTATCCATGCATCAGATGCAAGCCTGCGGTAGATCTTTTAGTGTTAGTGCATGATAATGCATCATCGCAAACTTTTTATGTGAGAACATTGGAAAAAAAGGATGGTAGTCTCATTTGGCAATTACCAGCTGTCTCGTGAACTTTAGGCCATCTTATCTTAAAAAGTACATTAAAAAACCGTATTGGATAGCTAATAAGTCTCTTTGTACTTTAAGCGacagtttttaaaaaaatcgtGCAAGTTTATTCTCATTACCAAATTTAGAGAGCTATATTTTTTCGGGCTTGGCTGTTAGAGTTTGTATGACCTAGGATTTATAACTTTCCTTTTGGGGCTATTGACGATCCCTTGGAGTCGTCAAAATATCTTTCTTCCCtttactatttttatttattgggAAAAGGACACTAAatatttcttatgaaaaaaGGTATAGCAATTAAAGTACGGGGggagacatatatatatatatatatatatatatatatatatatatatatatatatatatatatatatatacaaaagtgTACACTTTCGTCACAAGTACAGGGAGCAGAATCAGGACCTTTGCAAAATTCTACAGGATCTGGAATCTGTACGTTAGAAGGAAGCCACATCGTTTAGAAAGTCGTGCAGTCAGTAACATATGCATAAGAGTTGGAATATCTTGCAAACAGATATTCCTGAGAGTAATGCTTCTTGATCTAATTTCCATGAGATAGTGAAGGTTCTCAATATTGGAAATCAAGACTTGTTTGTGAGCTTCCCCATCTTGGAGTCAAGATTCCCTTGTGAAAGAATCAGACAGAATTGGGATTTCAGAAGAAAATAAGGATTTAGAATTGCAAAATTACACATTTGTCCAGATTGTCAGACCTTGGAATTGCAAGTCTCATGGCAGGTGTAACTGTAACCACAATGTGGCTGTATTACTCAATCATTATGACAAAAGCAATCATAATATACGCAACTGGGTTCCCTGCCCAGGGAGTAAGCTGGGTTTATGCTTCAGCCGTGCACCTAAGTCCTCTGTGGGCCTCAGGGCCTTGTCAAGCCTTTTAGGTGATGGGGGCTCAGGCACCATTTGGCAGACACTAGCATGCAAACAAATGTATATGAACAGAATATTCTAGAAAAATAAGGAGTCATTAGtctatgtctctttctctcttgttttcctCATTTATTAAGCTTTCGGTGGCAGTTCTTCAATGTGCTTCTAGCGAGATCTAGTTACAGCCTTACAGGTGTAATTGGTTTGTCTGTGCAAAAGGTCTGACTTGATTAtgcatgcttttgtttttatgcACATGTTATTTTCATGCATAACAAAGGGAATCTTGAGCAAGTTCTAATTTTGAGCATTGACTGGGATTGGAAACTAATGCTGTTCATTTTAATTCTTGTTGCATTTAGATACATGAGTTCCTCCTCCAGTACTGTGAAGGGTTTTGTGATTAAACATTGGTTATTGGTGTTCACAGGATGCATGTCTTGGCAAGATTGTTTCATTTATAAAGACTGACATGTTAACATTAGAAATCTTGGTGAGTCTTAAACACCCTTTGTATTTAGATTTATATAATATCTCCAGACCTGTTTGGTTGCTTCATTGAGCATGATAGATGCATGAATCAGAAAGCGGATATTTACTGTTACCTTAACCAGAATCTCTGCATACTGTAGgttaaagaaatggaaatgtATTTGACCACTTCAGATGCTGTAACGCGTGCAAGAGGTACTTTATCCACACGACAATAgtatttgattttatatatactCTGACGTTCTATTCCATGTACACTTTTAACCTACTATATGATCAGTGTCAAATTGTTCAAGGAAATCTTGTCATAGGTTTTACTAATAACTCCTGTACCTTTTGTAGAAAATCGCATCAATTGATCaccttattttcattttttttctctagttCCTCctgaaatatggaattgattaatgatttaggTAGTGCTACACTAGAAATTGTTTAACTAGTTACTTTATGTATATGAAACATTACATTTGTATGATATAATGTTCATTTTGTCTCTTTCtacatatgtaaatatattCATTTATGTGCCCATGCCTGGAAGCATGCAGGTATGATGTGTATGTGAAACTTTTGGAGGAAACTCAAGGTTTATTTCACGTTAGATGTCCCTTATTCACTGGGGATCACatcacattatatttagtgtggtCATGTCAAAGTAAAATTCTACTACCTGAGAAGGCTTCTGGAAACTTCTCTGGATGATCATCACTATTAAGCTTGTACCTTTGCCTTTAAGTAAATTTATTTGATTGGAACAGACATAGAAGAACTGTTGTGTATCCCTAAGGAGAAAGCTAGAGGCTAAAGTGGGGGCTTTTTTTCTCCCAAAAAAAGTGAAGTAGTGATATTTGAAACTAAATGGCAAGTCTAAgcaaattgaaaattaaaaattgtttcTATGGGTTATAGGAGAACAGATCCTTGCGAGAAACTAGTGGTTCTTGTTAGAGAATGTAACATGACCAAGTATATGCCAAGGCTCGTCTATTCTATATACTGTTACTATCTTAAGGATGCCGGCTTCCACAAAAATATTCTAGATGACATCTTCAATGTTTTAATCACACACTTAGTTCTTGGGCATGGATATTTGTGCCAATGTGGTGGTACTATCGTTAATTACTAGAAGAATATTGCTTGTGTGCTAGCTACTTGCTCAAAGCCTCAAAAGATGCATGTGTACCACCAGTCTCTTCTGATTAAGACTATCAATGTGAAGCCATTGATGCACCTGCATGGCTGCACGTGTTTTGTTGCTTTGTGCATAGAGCAAAATATATTAATGAGATCTTTGTCTTCACAAGGTAGGAAAGCCAGTGGAATTCTGCAGCTATGTGCTTTTCACAACTTTCTCATAGATGTATAGCTGCTCTTGTTTACTTGTCTGCTAGCAACTTCATATAAGTGAGAGTTGTTCTGTTGGGTAACTGGGGTTTCTGTGTGTTTTCTTCCCTGGGTTTATCAAGATTAGAATGAGTACTTGGGATTTCACAGTTGGATATCCTCCATTTTCTGCCTTTTGTATATCGGACAAGTAGACATCTAAATTTATTCATCCTTGCTATGTTTTAGATGTGATCTCTTGTGGAATTGCTTTTGGCCTAGCAAATATTGATTGCTTTTGCTGCTTCAGGCATTCTTCTTCTAGCTCAAGTTCTCGTTAGCCTTGTATCAAAGCCAATAGATGTTGCTGCAGTTCATAGCTTGATAGATTTTTTCACGTCTAGATTGGTAAGTCAAAATAGTTGGAGCATCATTTGTTGTTTcatgcaattttttctttggaaGCTTATGCATGGCAATTCCCACCTTAACTATGCAGGAAAACAAgaattatttgatatattattGTGTAAATTTTGTAGTTCAATGAGATGCAAATTCCATGATTCTTTATGTCATTCCTTTAGTCAATAAATTAGTTGGTACTCATAATCAtgaatgttgtttttttattaaatgcaaaataaggaaaataaaaaagcaaaaaagggaaaagatcaCAATATTTAAAGTCACCAAAATGAAGATATCACGTTTCTATCttcttttcagaaatatatttttaatatattttagttttttaatggtttttttaatatttgcaactcttttgaactttgttaaatgtttttgacttttttcaaTAAACTTATTGGGAAACTCAaattctcataatttttttactgttttagtctatgtcacataggtacgggtatgggtgccggtgctggtacgggtacgaaccatttttaaaaaacttgggtacgggggtacggccgtacacacacatgcacatatacatatatatgtcaaaaaatttcaaacaaaataacctattcgcacatatatatatcaaaaattacaaacaaaacaacatattcataaatcataatccaacaTATTCACAGGGAGACACAGAGACAGAGAAGGTCAATCGAAAGGTGAGAGAGGCGACTTCAGTGTGAGGGTTTTGAGCAGTAGGAGAGGGAGACAACGAGTGTGCAGGAGAGTGAGGCGGCGAGAGAGACGACTTCCATGTGAGAGTTTCGAGCAGCAGGAGAGGAAGATTGGCTGGAGACAGAAAAACAACtgttattgaaaaaaacaaaaggaaagaagcaaACAGAACACCGTGAACACAAAAAATAGAACAAGGGTGGCCGTCGGCGGTCGTCGccgaaggcaggggtggagccgatgaaaatgaaaagaaaaatgaaaaaaggaaaaaatcgtGACAGTTGCCTCCTACCGTCTTCTGTCGCCGgtcgccgctgccgtcgccaGTCGCTGCTGCCGTCGCCAGTCGCTGCTGCCATCGCTCGGTGAGAGGTAAGAACAGACAAACGAAAACtttaagttttaagggtttcgtttctttttgtttaacgttaaaatggttttaaaagttaaaatcaaataatcgttaaaaataaaaacggacggatttggactcggtcaaattTGAACGTGTCAAAAAATGGACGGGTACGGCCTCCAGTGCGTTGATCGTACCCGGTACTGTCAACGCCGCACCATCGGCGTACCCAAGCCCGTACCCGTACTGGTGTCATACCGGTACCGGACGGGTACTTCACCTTTACAGGCGTACCCGTGTATCATAggttttagttttcattttcttttaattctcACGATTTTCCCCAAGAAAATGAAACGTCTCTTTTAATAGCTGAGAAAAACCTTGGTGATAAAGACCTGAAAACTGTATTGTGACTATGGCTGATACTATGCGATCTCATATaccctttcttttttatagtAAATTATCATTCT
Coding sequences:
- the LOC116265755 gene encoding uncharacterized protein LOC116265755 isoform X1, which produces MPKVAKDKSAKKLSDISNLAKSSKSGKKESEKSGNQTERLFHTDLTNLIHQIDVLQVRANKLKTTSSLRSHEIESFKRVLSDVHASLQPWLMRFQVPFLKQDISSCNQSIPQLTGTLSCKENDNTSSPTRPQEFGAGTSISPSPLVAWHAEYQAENGRQLFLLTPLPKAKVMSVKRQDCLASTLKYHSKIGPSTNQLSIPENCQDDRSQRVAAAKGEAVHGMVEKVATDPEKALDSISDSAFMKANSSQSGVRLKSKLLSNQKCSNATFLMTPCLKMSPPKTCLLLEQISENCETEQNNPPEITPITVRVLHFDETHSVEQSKGDISKILASRYPTMFQLARPSKTVCLKQELEASPENLISPPKTCILLAPSPSVNRTPVIDDVANQKAVMSVSTSEINEEDDGQVQFCEELLHDATTNMAVPECTPRSLGKARNTGKAPGEQTLKRELWTKFEAISVHSSKLNCSADTIPTKFLHRLEEASEE
- the LOC116265755 gene encoding uncharacterized protein LOC116265755 isoform X2, producing the protein MRFQVPFLKQDISSCNQSIPQLTGTLSCKENDNTSSPTRPQEFGAGTSISPSPLVAWHAEYQAENGRQLFLLTPLPKAKVMSVKRQDCLASTLKYHSKIGPSTNQLSIPENCQDDRSQRVAAAKGEAVHGMVEKVATDPEKALDSISDSAFMKANSSQSGVRLKSKLLSNQKCSNATFLMTPCLKMSPPKTCLLLEQISENCETEQNNPPEITPITVRVLHFDETHSVEQSKGDISKILASRYPTMFQLARPSKTVCLKQELEASPENLISPPKTCILLAPSPSVNRTPVIDDVANQKAVMSVSTSEINEEDDGQVQFCEELLHDATTNMAVPECTPRSLGKARNTGKAPGEQTLKRELWTKFEAISVHSSKLNCSADTIPTKFLHRLEEASEE